A genomic region of Papaver somniferum cultivar HN1 chromosome 7, ASM357369v1, whole genome shotgun sequence contains the following coding sequences:
- the LOC113293958 gene encoding NADPH-dependent codeinone reductase 1-4-like produces MESNGVPMITLSSGIRMPALGMGTAETMVKGTEREKLAFLKAIEVGYRHFDTAAAYQSEECLGEAIAEALQLGLIKSRDELFITSKLWCADAHADLVLPALQNSLRNLKLEYLDLYLIHHPVSLKPGKLVNEIPKDHILPMDYKSVWAAMEECQTLGFTRAIGVSNFSCKKLQELMATAKIPPVVNQVEMSPTLHQKNLREYCKANNIMITAHSVLGAVGAPWGSNAVMDSKVLHQIAVARGKSVAQVSMRWVYQQGASLVVKSFNEGRMKENLKIFDWELTAEDMEKISEIPQSRTSSADFLLSPTGPFKTEEEFWDEKD; encoded by the exons atggaGAGTAATGGTGTACCTATGATCACTCTCAGTTCCGGCATTCGGATGCCTGCTTTAGGTATGGGAACAGCTGAAACAATGGTAAAAGGAACAGAAAGAGAGAAATTGGCGTTTTTGAAAGCGATAGAGGTCGGTTACAGACACTTCGATACAGCTGCTGCATACCAAAGTGAAGAGTGTCTTGGTGAAGCTATAGCTGAAGCACTTCAACTTGGTTTAATAAAATCTCGAGATGAactcttcatcacttccaagctCTGGTGCGCTGATGCTCACGCTGATCTTGTCCTCCCTGCTCTTCAGAATTCTCTGAG GAATCTCAAATTGGAGTACCTTGATCTATATTTGATACACCATCCGGTAAGCTTGAAGCCAGGGAAGCTTGTTAACGAAATACCAAAGGATCATATTCTTCCAATGGACTACAAATCTGTATGGGCAGCCATGGAAGAGTGTCAGACCCTTGGCTTCACTAGGGCAATCGGTGTCAGTAATTTCTCATGCAAAAAGCTTCAAGAGTTGATGGCAACAGCCAAGATCCCTCCAGTTGTGAATCAA GTGGAGATGAGCCCGACTTTACATCAAAAAAATCTGAGGGAATATTGCAAGGCCAATAATATCATGATCACTGCACACTCGGTTTTGGGAGCCGTAGGTGCTCCATGGGGCAGCAATGCAGTTATGGATTCTAAGGTGCTTCACCAGATTGCTGTGGCAAGAGGAAAATCTGTTGCCCAG GTTAGTATGAGATGGGTTTACCAGCAAGGCGCGAGTCTTGTGGTGAAAAGTTTCAATGAAGGGAGGATGAAGGAAAACCTCAAGATATTTGATTGGGAACTAACGGCAGAAGATATGGAAAAGATCAGTGAGATTCCGCAATCTAGAACAAGCTCTGCTGATTTCTTGTTATCACCGACTGGACCTTTCAAAACTGAAGAAGAGTTCTGGGATGAGAAGGATTGA